In the genome of Neovison vison isolate M4711 chromosome 3, ASM_NN_V1, whole genome shotgun sequence, one region contains:
- the CCDC62 gene encoding coiled-coil domain-containing protein 62 isoform X6, with protein sequence MVTVHQRQLLSWEEDRQKVLTLEERCSKLEGQKYISSICYTLLYASLFKGLMGELHKRTEIIRSLTKKVKTLESNQIECQAVLQKTQLQLQEMAQKATHSSLLSEDLEARNENLSNTLVELSAQVGQLQAREQALTTMIKLKDKDIIEAVNHIADCSGKFKLLEHALRDAKMVETCIVKEKQDYKQKLKTLKVEVNKLKEDLNEKTTENNEQREEIIRLKQEKSCLHDELVFTAEREKRKDELLDIAKSKQERTNAELHNLRQIYVKQQSDLQFLNFNVENSQELIQIYDSKMEESKVLESSRDMCLSDLENHRPKVDIKREKNQRSLVKDAKFETTFLQNRSDRSPCDVCKEKRRQGNPSFGEKSVFAISSLFTKDLLEKQKSWSLGGKMQIEPENQSRLCKIHAKSPKGNGIGIQNEEKQLSDTSTSSDERQWHDVNVYLGLASCSGSRQPEKPDVESQDDIERSGVSCCHKNETCLGESNMYESKCCHPSNFIIEAPGPMSDMEWMSIFKPSKVQRIVRHKSVCTCSESAGGRKYNAATSELIAIQHSHCSGSSKSAPREDEKLIETEPSSDAKNSPKILLFNKEAPSSSDKDDFSPTSKLQRLLAESRQMVTDLELSTLLPISSENLSSSARNNLEVAEESAQKNTFLSN encoded by the exons ATGGTTACAGTACATCAGAGACAACTTCTTTCATGGGAAGAGGATCGGCAGAAAGTGTTGACTTTGGAAGAACGTTGCAGCAAGTTAGAGGGTCAGAAATATATAAGCAGTATCTGTTACACACTTCTATATGCCAGCCTATTCAAAGGACTCATGG GTGAACTacataaaagaactgaaataatcAGGTCCCTCACAAAGAAGGTAAAAACTCTTGAATCGAATCAAATTGAATGCCAGGCGGTTCTTCAGAAGACTCAGCTACAGCTTCAGGAAATGGCTCAAAAGGCAAcccattcctctctcctctctgaagACCTCGag GCTAGAAACGAAAATCTCAGCAACACATTAGTGGAACTTTCTGCCCAAGTAGGACAATTACAAGCTCGAGAACAGGCTCTCACTACAATGATAAAGCTAAAG GACAAAGATATTATTGAGGCCGTCAACCACATTGCAGACTGCTCGGGAAAATTTAAACTATTAGAGCATGCCTTGCGTGATGCGAAGATGGTGGAGACGTGTATCGTGAAAGAAAAGCAAGATTACAAGCAGAAATTGAAGACACTTAAAGTTGAAGTCAATAAACTGAAAG AGGATctaaatgaaaagacaacagaaaataatgaacagCGGGAAGAGATCATTCGCCTCAAGCAAGAGAAAAGTTGCCTGCATGATGAACTGGTTTTTACTG cagagagagaaaaaaggaaagatgagttACTTGATATTGCAAAGTCAAAGCAAGAGCGCACAAACGCAGAACTCCATAATCTGAGACAG ATTTATGTAAAACAACAGAGTGATCTGcagtttcttaattttaatgtggaAAATTCTCAGGAATTAATACAGATATATGACTCAAAGATGGAGGAATCAAAGGTTCTGGAGTCCAG CAGAGACATGTGTTTGTCAGACCTTGAGAATCACCGCCCGAAAGTCGACatcaagagggagaaaaatcagagGTCATTGGTTAAAGATGCAAAATTTGAGACCACGTTCCTGCAAAATCGGTCAGACAGGAGCCCCTGTGATGTGTGCAAAGAGAAGAGGCGACAGGGTAATCCTTCGTTTGGGGAAAAAAGTGTATTTGCTATCTCATCTCTGTTTACAAAAGACTTACTGGAGAAGCAAAAGTCTTGGTCTCTGGGAGGAAAAATGCAGATCGAACCGGAAAACCAAAGTAGATTGTGCAAGATCCACGCCAAGTCACCAAAAGGTAATGGGATCGGGATTCAGAATGAAGAGAAACAACTCTCCGACACATCCACGTCATCTGATGAGAGACAGTGGCATGATGTCAACGTGTACCTGGGCCTCGCCAGCTGCTCCGGTTCCAGACAACCAGAAAAGCCGGATGTTGAAAGTCAAGATGACATAGAAAGGTCTGGAGTCTCCTGTTGCCATAAAAATGAGACCTGTCTGGGGGAGAGTAACATGTATGAATCCAAATGCTGCCACCCGAGTAACTTCATCATTGAAGCCCCAGGCCCCATGTCTGACATGGAGTGGATGAGCATTTTCAAGCCTTCTAAAGTGCAAAGGATTGTTCGCCACAAATCTGTGTGTACTTGTTCAGAAAGTGCCGGTGGGAGGAAGTACAACGCCGCCACGAG TGAGCTAATTGCCATCCAGCATTCCCACTGTTCGGGTTCTTCAAAATCTGCTCCTAGAGAGGATGAGAAATTGATAGAGACAGAGCCCTCTTCAGATGCAAAGAACTCACCTAAGATTTTGTTATTCAACAAAGAGGCACCATCGTCCAGTGACAAG GATGACTTTTCACCCACAAGTAAGCTTCAGCGTTTGCTGGCAGAGTCTCGCCAGATGGTTACAGACCTGGAGCTGAGTACTCTGCTCCCCATCAGCTCTGAGAATCTCAGCAGCAGTGCCAGAAAC
- the CCDC62 gene encoding coiled-coil domain-containing protein 62 isoform X7, giving the protein MAQKATHSSLLSEDLEARNENLSNTLVELSAQVGQLQAREQALTTMIKLKDKDIIEAVNHIADCSGKFKLLEHALRDAKMVETCIVKEKQDYKQKLKTLKVEVNKLKEDLNEKTTENNEQREEIIRLKQEKSCLHDELVFTAEREKRKDELLDIAKSKQERTNAELHNLRQIYVKQQSDLQFLNFNVENSQELIQIYDSKMEESKVLESSRDMCLSDLENHRPKVDIKREKNQRSLVKDAKFETTFLQNRSDRSPCDVCKEKRRQGNPSFGEKSVFAISSLFTKDLLEKQKSWSLGGKMQIEPENQSRLCKIHAKSPKGNGIGIQNEEKQLSDTSTSSDERQWHDVNVYLGLASCSGSRQPEKPDVESQDDIERSGVSCCHKNETCLGESNMYESKCCHPSNFIIEAPGPMSDMEWMSIFKPSKVQRIVRHKSVCTCSESAGGRKYNAATSELIAIQHSHCSGSSKSAPREDEKLIETEPSSDAKNSPKILLFNKEAPSSSDKDDFSPTSKLQRLLAESRQMVTDLELSTLLPISSENLSSSARNNLEVAEESAQKNTFLSN; this is encoded by the exons ATGGCTCAAAAGGCAAcccattcctctctcctctctgaagACCTCGag GCTAGAAACGAAAATCTCAGCAACACATTAGTGGAACTTTCTGCCCAAGTAGGACAATTACAAGCTCGAGAACAGGCTCTCACTACAATGATAAAGCTAAAG GACAAAGATATTATTGAGGCCGTCAACCACATTGCAGACTGCTCGGGAAAATTTAAACTATTAGAGCATGCCTTGCGTGATGCGAAGATGGTGGAGACGTGTATCGTGAAAGAAAAGCAAGATTACAAGCAGAAATTGAAGACACTTAAAGTTGAAGTCAATAAACTGAAAG AGGATctaaatgaaaagacaacagaaaataatgaacagCGGGAAGAGATCATTCGCCTCAAGCAAGAGAAAAGTTGCCTGCATGATGAACTGGTTTTTACTG cagagagagaaaaaaggaaagatgagttACTTGATATTGCAAAGTCAAAGCAAGAGCGCACAAACGCAGAACTCCATAATCTGAGACAG ATTTATGTAAAACAACAGAGTGATCTGcagtttcttaattttaatgtggaAAATTCTCAGGAATTAATACAGATATATGACTCAAAGATGGAGGAATCAAAGGTTCTGGAGTCCAG CAGAGACATGTGTTTGTCAGACCTTGAGAATCACCGCCCGAAAGTCGACatcaagagggagaaaaatcagagGTCATTGGTTAAAGATGCAAAATTTGAGACCACGTTCCTGCAAAATCGGTCAGACAGGAGCCCCTGTGATGTGTGCAAAGAGAAGAGGCGACAGGGTAATCCTTCGTTTGGGGAAAAAAGTGTATTTGCTATCTCATCTCTGTTTACAAAAGACTTACTGGAGAAGCAAAAGTCTTGGTCTCTGGGAGGAAAAATGCAGATCGAACCGGAAAACCAAAGTAGATTGTGCAAGATCCACGCCAAGTCACCAAAAGGTAATGGGATCGGGATTCAGAATGAAGAGAAACAACTCTCCGACACATCCACGTCATCTGATGAGAGACAGTGGCATGATGTCAACGTGTACCTGGGCCTCGCCAGCTGCTCCGGTTCCAGACAACCAGAAAAGCCGGATGTTGAAAGTCAAGATGACATAGAAAGGTCTGGAGTCTCCTGTTGCCATAAAAATGAGACCTGTCTGGGGGAGAGTAACATGTATGAATCCAAATGCTGCCACCCGAGTAACTTCATCATTGAAGCCCCAGGCCCCATGTCTGACATGGAGTGGATGAGCATTTTCAAGCCTTCTAAAGTGCAAAGGATTGTTCGCCACAAATCTGTGTGTACTTGTTCAGAAAGTGCCGGTGGGAGGAAGTACAACGCCGCCACGAG TGAGCTAATTGCCATCCAGCATTCCCACTGTTCGGGTTCTTCAAAATCTGCTCCTAGAGAGGATGAGAAATTGATAGAGACAGAGCCCTCTTCAGATGCAAAGAACTCACCTAAGATTTTGTTATTCAACAAAGAGGCACCATCGTCCAGTGACAAG GATGACTTTTCACCCACAAGTAAGCTTCAGCGTTTGCTGGCAGAGTCTCGCCAGATGGTTACAGACCTGGAGCTGAGTACTCTGCTCCCCATCAGCTCTGAGAATCTCAGCAGCAGTGCCAGAAAC